Proteins encoded by one window of Blautia faecicola:
- the ftsX gene encoding permease-like cell division protein FtsX — protein sequence MRISTIGYSAKQGIKNIWRNIMFSAASIATMTACIFLFGLFFSLLINFRYIVKNAEEGVAVTVLFDDGVDQATINSIGEQIKSYKGVTKVEYVSAEEAWDEWSKQYFGNTELASEMAEGFKNDNPLANSSSYSVYVDKIEHQDALVKYIEGLDGVREVNQLKGATQTLSSFNTLLTYISVAIILILLCVAVFLISNTVAIGISIRKEEIGIMKLIGATNFFVRAPFLIEGMIIGLIGAIIPLVLLFVMYKKVIEYVLTKFSMLSSVVQFMSVTQVFEVLTPVALILGMGIGLFGSVITIRKHLRV from the coding sequence TTGAGGATTAGTACAATCGGCTACAGTGCCAAACAGGGAATCAAAAATATATGGAGAAATATCATGTTCTCCGCGGCTTCCATAGCTACCATGACAGCATGTATCTTCTTATTTGGTCTGTTCTTTTCACTGCTGATCAACTTCCGGTATATCGTAAAGAATGCAGAGGAGGGGGTGGCAGTTACCGTACTTTTTGATGATGGGGTGGATCAGGCGACGATCAACAGCATCGGGGAACAGATCAAGTCCTATAAAGGCGTAACGAAAGTAGAGTATGTGTCGGCGGAAGAAGCCTGGGACGAATGGTCCAAACAGTATTTTGGTAATACAGAACTGGCATCTGAGATGGCAGAAGGGTTCAAGAACGATAACCCGCTGGCAAACTCATCCAGTTATTCTGTCTATGTGGACAAGATCGAGCATCAGGATGCCCTGGTAAAATATATCGAGGGACTTGATGGTGTCCGGGAAGTCAACCAGTTAAAGGGAGCGACACAGACCTTATCTTCCTTTAATACCTTACTGACTTACATATCCGTGGCGATCATCCTGATCCTGCTTTGTGTGGCGGTCTTCCTGATCAGCAACACGGTAGCAATCGGTATTTCGATCCGTAAAGAGGAGATCGGAATCATGAAACTGATCGGTGCGACGAACTTCTTTGTAAGAGCACCGTTTCTGATCGAAGGTATGATCATCGGTCTGATCGGAGCGATCATTCCGCTGGTATTACTTTTTGTCATGTACAAGAAAGTGATCGAATATGTTCTTACCAAGTTCAGTATGTTGAGCAGTGTGGTACAGTTTATGAGTGTCACACAGGTATTTGAAGTACTGACACCGGTGGCGCTGATCCTTGGTATGGGTATCGGACTGTTCGGTAGTGTGATCACGATCCGTAAACATCTGAGAGTCTGA
- the ftsE gene encoding cell division ATP-binding protein FtsE has product MITLENVSKSYAKGQPALNDVSLHIDKGEFVFIVGNSGSGKSTLIKLLLKELEPTSGTIIVNDQDLGKMKRRKVPKYRRGVGVVFQDFRLLKDRNVYENVAFAQRVIERPNRVIKKRVPEILTLVGLAEKYKSFPRELSGGEQQRVALARALVNRPNILLADEPTGNLDPKNSLEIMKLLEEINERGTTVLVVTHNREIVNSFRKRVITMRKGVIVSDEEEGGYLED; this is encoded by the coding sequence ATGATTACGTTGGAAAATGTAAGCAAATCTTACGCCAAAGGTCAGCCGGCCTTAAACGACGTATCACTGCACATTGATAAAGGGGAATTTGTATTTATAGTAGGAAACAGCGGATCCGGGAAATCCACGCTGATCAAATTACTGTTAAAGGAACTGGAACCGACTTCCGGAACGATCATTGTCAATGATCAGGATCTTGGCAAGATGAAACGCAGAAAGGTTCCGAAATACCGTCGTGGGGTAGGCGTTGTATTTCAGGATTTCCGGCTGTTGAAAGACAGAAACGTATATGAGAATGTGGCATTCGCACAGCGCGTGATCGAGCGGCCGAACCGTGTGATCAAAAAGCGTGTGCCGGAGATTCTCACACTGGTAGGACTGGCAGAAAAGTACAAATCATTTCCGAGAGAGTTATCCGGTGGGGAACAGCAGCGTGTGGCACTGGCCCGTGCACTGGTAAACCGTCCGAATATTCTTCTGGCAGATGAGCCTACCGGTAATCTGGATCCGAAGAATTCACTGGAGATTATGAAACTGCTCGAAGAGATCAACGAGAGAGGAACTACCGTTCTGGTAGTAACCCATAACAGAGAAATCGTCAATTCATTCAGAAAGCGCGTAATTACCATGAGAAAAGGTGTAATTGTCAGCGACGAAGAGGAAGGTGGATATCTTGAGGATTAG
- the malQ gene encoding 4-alpha-glucanotransferase: MRASGILLPVTSLPSPYGIGCFSKEAYEFVDQLEKGGEKYWQILPLGPTGYGDSPYQSFSTYAGNPYFIDLETLIEEGLLTKEECDSVDFGSNPAYVDYEKIYMGRFELLEKAFHRFVPDQAYETFVEKNKKWLEDYSLYMAIKNSLGGIAWSEWEAPLKTRQEAALEEKRVELKEQMDFICFQQYEFAKQWEKLKQYANEKDIQIIGDIPIYVAFDSADAWANPELFQFDENSTPLAVAGCPPDAFAATGQLWGNPLYRWDYHAQTGYVWWISRLRHCFTLYDVVRVDHFRGFDEYYAIPYGDKTAENGVWKKGPGIDLFHTVKKELGDANIIAEDLGYLTESVMKLVEDTGYPGMKVLQFAFDSREESNYLPHNYPHNCVVYTGTHDNNTVRGWLDDMCEEDNALAEDYMNNADTPKDERPWEFIRLALGSVADLAVIPLQDYLCLGTEARINLPSTLGNNWKWRLVPGQVTDEVLEKMCHLNKLFGRL, encoded by the coding sequence ATGAGAGCAAGTGGTATCTTACTTCCTGTAACATCCCTGCCGTCTCCGTATGGTATCGGCTGTTTTTCAAAGGAAGCTTATGAGTTTGTGGACCAGCTGGAAAAAGGCGGTGAAAAGTACTGGCAGATTCTGCCGTTGGGACCGACCGGATATGGAGATTCCCCGTATCAGTCCTTTTCCACCTATGCGGGTAATCCGTATTTTATTGATCTGGAAACACTGATCGAGGAAGGACTGCTGACAAAAGAAGAATGTGACAGTGTGGATTTTGGAAGTAATCCGGCATATGTGGATTACGAAAAAATTTATATGGGCAGATTTGAACTTCTGGAGAAAGCGTTCCACAGATTTGTACCGGATCAGGCATATGAAACCTTTGTGGAAAAAAATAAAAAATGGCTGGAAGATTACAGTCTGTATATGGCGATCAAAAACAGCCTGGGCGGAATTGCCTGGAGCGAGTGGGAGGCACCACTGAAGACAAGACAGGAAGCTGCCCTGGAAGAAAAACGAGTGGAATTAAAAGAACAGATGGATTTTATCTGTTTTCAGCAGTATGAATTTGCAAAACAGTGGGAGAAACTGAAACAGTATGCCAATGAAAAAGATATCCAGATCATCGGTGATATTCCGATCTACGTTGCATTTGACAGTGCAGATGCATGGGCGAATCCGGAACTGTTCCAGTTTGACGAGAACAGTACACCGCTGGCAGTGGCAGGATGCCCGCCGGATGCTTTTGCAGCTACCGGACAGCTCTGGGGCAATCCGCTGTATCGCTGGGATTACCACGCACAGACAGGATATGTCTGGTGGATCAGCCGTCTGAGACATTGCTTTACACTGTATGATGTGGTTCGTGTGGATCATTTCCGCGGATTTGATGAGTATTATGCGATCCCGTACGGAGATAAGACAGCAGAAAACGGTGTCTGGAAAAAGGGTCCGGGAATTGATCTGTTCCATACAGTGAAAAAAGAACTGGGCGATGCAAATATCATTGCAGAAGACCTGGGATATCTGACGGAAAGTGTTATGAAACTGGTGGAAGATACAGGATATCCGGGAATGAAAGTATTACAGTTTGCATTTGATTCAAGAGAGGAAAGTAACTATCTGCCACATAATTATCCGCATAACTGTGTGGTTTACACCGGAACTCACGATAATAATACGGTTCGTGGATGGCTGGACGATATGTGTGAGGAAGACAACGCACTGGCAGAAGATTACATGAACAATGCGGATACACCGAAAGATGAACGTCCGTGGGAGTTCATCCGTCTGGCACTCGGTTCCGTGGCTGACCTTGCGGTAATTCCGCTGCAGGATTATCTGTGTCTGGGAACAGAGGCAAGAATCAATCTTCCGTCCACTCTTGGCAACAACTGGAAGTGGCGTCTGGTGCCGGGGCAGGTAACGGACGAGGTGCTTGAAAAGATGTGTCATCTGAACAAGCTGTTCGGAAGATTGTAA
- a CDS encoding glycogen/starch/alpha-glucan phosphorylase: MEKRLQEVLEKRFHKTLDTCTKEELFHALMEITKEATGNLKRNEGSKKLYYISAEFLIGKLLSNNLINLGLYEETEKVLKSHGYELCEIEELEMEPSLGNGGLGRLAACFLDSIATLGLPGDGIGLNYHFGLFQQKFTNHKQQELKNPWITKESWLNRQSFTCKVPFKDFTMDGVLYDIDVPGYDSGCNRLHLFDVDTIDESIVPENSINFNKKKVQENLTLFLYPDDSDDAGRKLRIYQQYFMVSCGAQLILKEMEDAGYDLHELNNHAVIQINDTHPSMVIPELIRLLTEEKGFTMDEAVEVVSKTCAYTNHTILAEALEKWPMEYLEEVVPNLVPIIKELDERVRKTVKDESTYIIDAQDRVHMAHMDIHYGFSVNGVAALHTEILKNSELKNFYDLYPERFNNKTNGITFRRWLMHCNPTLTRYIESLIGNGFKKDATELEKLLVFENDEEVLNKLEEIKMEKKLEFKEYMEKTQGLTIDEHSIIDVQVKRLHEYKRQQMNALYAIYKYLDIKAGNKPSTPITMIFGAKAAPAYVIAKDIIHLILCLQELIEKDPEVRPYFRVLMIENYNVSKAAKVIPAANISEQISLASKEASGTGNMKFMLNGALTLGTEDGANVEIRDLVGEENIYIFGRKPQDVIDLYEAGTYSSKEIYEEDALIHKLVDFITGEELLAIGDEESLTRLHRELIGKDWFMTLLDTKEYITTKEKVYADYEDRKTWNKKALINIAKAGFFSSDRTIAQYNEDIWKLK, translated from the coding sequence ATGGAAAAAAGATTGCAGGAAGTACTGGAAAAAAGATTTCATAAGACACTGGATACATGTACAAAAGAAGAACTGTTTCATGCACTGATGGAGATCACGAAAGAAGCGACCGGTAACCTGAAGAGAAACGAGGGATCGAAGAAACTGTATTATATCTCCGCAGAATTCCTGATCGGTAAATTGTTATCTAACAATCTGATCAACCTGGGTCTGTATGAGGAGACAGAAAAAGTCCTGAAATCTCATGGATATGAACTGTGTGAGATTGAGGAACTGGAAATGGAGCCTTCTCTTGGAAATGGCGGACTGGGACGTCTGGCTGCCTGCTTCCTGGATTCTATTGCTACGCTTGGTCTTCCGGGAGACGGTATCGGACTGAATTATCATTTTGGTCTGTTTCAGCAGAAATTCACCAATCATAAACAGCAGGAATTGAAAAATCCGTGGATCACAAAAGAAAGCTGGTTAAACAGACAGTCTTTTACCTGTAAAGTACCATTTAAAGATTTCACAATGGACGGTGTTCTGTACGATATCGATGTGCCGGGATATGATTCCGGATGTAACCGCCTGCATCTGTTCGATGTGGATACGATTGATGAAAGTATCGTACCGGAAAACAGTATCAATTTTAATAAGAAAAAAGTACAGGAAAATCTGACGCTCTTTCTGTATCCGGACGATTCTGATGATGCCGGACGCAAACTCCGTATTTATCAGCAGTACTTTATGGTAAGCTGCGGGGCACAGCTGATTTTAAAAGAGATGGAGGATGCAGGATATGATCTGCATGAATTAAATAATCATGCAGTGATCCAGATCAATGATACCCATCCTTCCATGGTGATTCCGGAACTGATCCGTCTGCTGACCGAAGAAAAAGGATTTACTATGGATGAGGCAGTGGAAGTGGTAAGTAAGACCTGTGCATATACCAATCATACCATTCTTGCGGAAGCACTGGAAAAATGGCCGATGGAATACCTGGAAGAAGTGGTTCCGAATCTTGTTCCGATCATCAAAGAACTGGATGAAAGAGTGCGAAAAACAGTAAAAGATGAGTCCACTTACATCATCGATGCGCAGGACAGAGTGCATATGGCACATATGGATATCCACTACGGATTCTCTGTCAACGGTGTGGCAGCGCTTCACACAGAGATCCTGAAGAATTCAGAACTGAAAAACTTCTATGATCTGTATCCGGAACGCTTTAATAACAAGACGAACGGAATTACCTTCCGCCGCTGGCTGATGCACTGCAATCCGACTCTGACCAGATACATTGAGTCTCTGATCGGAAACGGCTTCAAGAAAGATGCCACAGAACTGGAAAAACTGCTGGTTTTCGAAAATGATGAAGAAGTGCTGAACAAACTGGAAGAAATCAAGATGGAAAAGAAACTGGAATTCAAAGAATACATGGAAAAAACCCAGGGACTGACTATTGATGAACATTCCATCATTGATGTACAGGTAAAACGTCTTCATGAGTATAAACGTCAGCAGATGAATGCACTTTATGCAATCTACAAATATCTGGACATCAAAGCGGGCAACAAACCGTCCACACCGATCACAATGATCTTTGGAGCAAAGGCAGCACCGGCGTATGTGATTGCAAAAGATATTATTCATCTGATCCTGTGTCTGCAGGAACTGATTGAGAAAGATCCGGAGGTAAGACCGTATTTCCGTGTACTGATGATTGAAAACTATAATGTTTCCAAAGCAGCAAAGGTTATTCCGGCAGCCAATATTTCCGAACAGATTTCGCTGGCATCCAAAGAAGCATCCGGAACCGGTAATATGAAGTTCATGTTAAATGGTGCGCTGACGCTGGGAACCGAAGATGGAGCAAATGTGGAGATACGGGATCTGGTTGGTGAAGAGAATATTTATATTTTCGGAAGAAAACCACAGGATGTCATCGATCTGTATGAGGCAGGTACTTACAGTTCCAAAGAAATCTATGAAGAGGATGCGCTTATCCACAAACTGGTAGATTTTATCACAGGAGAAGAACTGCTTGCGATCGGTGATGAAGAAAGTCTGACCCGTCTGCACAGAGAACTGATCGGAAAAGACTGGTTTATGACACTGCTGGATACAAAAGAATATATCACAACAAAAGAAAAGGTCTATGCAGATTATGAAGATCGTAAGACCTGGAACAAAAAAGCACTGATCAACATTGCAAAGGCGGGATTCTTCTCCTCTGACAGAACGATCGCGCAGTACAATGAAGATATCTGGAAATTAAAATAA
- a CDS encoding DMT family transporter: MLGIWIAVLSGALMSIQGVWNTQVTKQSSLWVSTGWVQLTALLVCVTAWFFTGRDPVGALWQVENKYTLLGGILGAFITVTVIQSMGKLGPAQATMLIVIAQLVVSYLIELFGIFGVEKQPFDWKKLAGTAIVVGGIILFKWE; encoded by the coding sequence ATGCTTGGAATATGGATTGCAGTTCTTTCAGGAGCTTTGATGAGTATCCAGGGCGTGTGGAATACGCAGGTGACCAAACAGTCCAGTCTGTGGGTATCGACGGGCTGGGTGCAGCTGACGGCACTTCTGGTCTGTGTGACAGCCTGGTTTTTTACCGGGAGAGATCCGGTCGGGGCACTGTGGCAGGTAGAGAACAAATATACCCTGCTCGGCGGAATCCTGGGGGCATTTATCACCGTGACCGTGATCCAGAGTATGGGAAAACTGGGTCCGGCACAGGCAACGATGCTGATCGTGATCGCCCAGCTGGTGGTTTCCTATCTGATCGAACTGTTCGGAATCTTCGGCGTGGAAAAACAGCCGTTTGACTGGAAAAAGCTGGCAGGTACGGCGATCGTTGTCGGCGGGATTATCCTTTTTAAATGGGAGTGA
- a CDS encoding helix-hairpin-helix domain-containing protein: MKQKKKILWMLLPVLVFGGCGSQGSVLKRTQEESSLLETQEKEPETADGAETKDGQEENPEQTEESLPEWIYVDVCGAVENPGVYRIEAGSRVFQVLEQAGGCTEDASLETVNQADLLSDGQKIRIYTREETEQMGDDLRDESQGMETDSQTASDGRVDINRAGKEELMTLTGIGETRAQAILAYRESHGKFSSVEELMQVDGIKEKTYEKLKNQIRIN, from the coding sequence ATGAAACAGAAAAAGAAAATTCTATGGATGCTTTTACCGGTGCTGGTATTTGGCGGGTGCGGTTCGCAAGGCAGTGTGCTGAAACGCACGCAGGAGGAAAGCAGTTTGCTGGAAACTCAGGAGAAAGAACCGGAAACGGCAGACGGCGCAGAGACCAAAGACGGGCAGGAAGAAAATCCGGAACAAACAGAGGAATCTTTGCCGGAATGGATCTACGTGGATGTCTGTGGAGCGGTGGAAAACCCCGGAGTTTATCGGATCGAAGCCGGAAGCCGGGTATTTCAGGTGTTAGAGCAGGCGGGCGGCTGTACCGAGGATGCCTCGCTGGAGACGGTGAATCAGGCAGATCTGTTATCGGACGGTCAGAAGATCCGGATCTATACCAGAGAGGAAACGGAGCAGATGGGAGATGATCTGCGGGACGAATCGCAGGGGATGGAGACGGACAGTCAGACCGCTTCAGACGGTCGGGTGGATATCAACCGGGCGGGAAAAGAAGAGCTGATGACGCTGACCGGAATCGGAGAGACCAGAGCACAGGCAATTCTTGCATATCGCGAATCCCACGGGAAATTTTCCAGTGTGGAGGAGCTGATGCAGGTGGACGGCATTAAAGAAAAAACATATGAAAAGCTGAAAAATCAGATCAGGATCAATTGA
- a CDS encoding response regulator transcription factor, producing the protein MAKKVLVVDDEKLIVKGIRFSLEQDGMEVDCAYDGEEALECAKNKEYDMILLDLMLPKMNGLEVCQQIREFSDVPIIMLTAKGEDMDKILGLEYGADDYITKPFNILEVKARIKAIMRRAGKTAAQETKAKVVEVGELRLDCESRRVFIGSREINLTAKEFDVLELLVFNPNKVYSRENLLNIVWGYEYPGDVRTVDVHIRRLREKIESNPSEPKYVHTKWGVGYYFQA; encoded by the coding sequence ATGGCGAAGAAAGTATTGGTTGTAGACGATGAAAAATTAATCGTGAAAGGAATCCGGTTCAGTCTGGAGCAGGACGGCATGGAAGTGGATTGTGCCTATGACGGGGAGGAAGCCCTGGAATGTGCAAAGAATAAAGAATATGATATGATTCTGCTGGATCTGATGCTGCCGAAGATGAACGGACTTGAGGTATGTCAGCAGATCCGGGAATTTTCAGATGTCCCGATCATCATGCTGACGGCGAAGGGTGAGGATATGGATAAGATCCTTGGTCTGGAGTACGGAGCGGATGACTATATTACCAAGCCTTTTAATATTCTGGAAGTGAAAGCCAGAATCAAAGCCATCATGCGCCGTGCCGGAAAGACAGCGGCTCAGGAGACGAAAGCCAAGGTGGTAGAAGTCGGAGAACTTCGACTGGACTGCGAAAGCCGCCGGGTATTTATCGGCAGCAGAGAGATCAATCTGACTGCAAAAGAATTCGATGTACTCGAACTTCTGGTATTTAATCCAAATAAAGTATACAGCCGTGAAAATCTGTTGAATATCGTATGGGGTTATGAGTATCCCGGAGATGTGCGGACGGTGGATGTGCATATCCGCCGGCTGCGTGAGAAGATCGAGAGCAATCCGAGCGAACCAAAATATGTACATACCAAATGGGGCGTAGGATATTATTTTCAGGCGTAA
- a CDS encoding LacI family DNA-binding transcriptional regulator, translated as MAGMTIKDIAKKCHVGVSTVSRAMNNHPDINPETKEKILKAIEEANYVPNNSARNLKRNDAKAIAVLVKGIGNTFFSELVGILERECEKKGYSCILQYVDEQEDEWDVAIRVGKEKRLRGLVFLGGSFSQSQEKISQMEIPCVLSTICTVGMPGASLASVSVDDFKESYKMTEYLIGLGHKKIAFITAPKNDVSIGKLRLMGYRTALEQYQIPYREELVCYMDEKRDTYSYQSGYRLMQELLKRETFTAVYATADTLAIGACRALKEAGISVPEECSVAGFDGMDAGRFYIPSLTTIRQPVEEIGKATAGLLFDLIKGKEKPRQLIYEGELIQRESTARCKQ; from the coding sequence GTGGCAGGCATGACAATCAAAGATATCGCAAAAAAATGCCATGTTGGCGTCAGTACCGTGTCCAGGGCTATGAATAATCATCCGGATATCAATCCGGAAACCAAGGAAAAAATATTAAAAGCCATTGAGGAAGCCAACTATGTGCCGAATAACAGTGCCAGAAATCTGAAACGAAATGATGCAAAGGCTATCGCGGTGCTTGTCAAAGGTATCGGCAATACCTTTTTCAGTGAACTGGTAGGAATTCTGGAACGGGAGTGCGAAAAGAAGGGTTACAGCTGTATCCTGCAATATGTGGACGAACAGGAAGATGAGTGGGATGTGGCGATCCGTGTGGGAAAAGAAAAAAGACTGCGGGGGCTGGTGTTTCTGGGAGGAAGTTTTTCTCAGAGTCAGGAAAAGATCAGTCAGATGGAGATTCCCTGCGTACTCAGTACCATCTGTACGGTGGGGATGCCGGGTGCATCCCTGGCTTCCGTATCGGTGGATGATTTTAAGGAAAGCTATAAGATGACGGAGTATCTGATCGGGCTGGGGCATAAAAAGATTGCTTTTATTACAGCCCCGAAAAATGATGTCAGTATCGGAAAGCTGCGTCTGATGGGATACCGGACAGCACTGGAGCAGTATCAGATCCCTTACCGGGAAGAACTGGTGTGTTACATGGATGAAAAAAGGGACACATACTCTTATCAGTCCGGTTACCGGCTGATGCAGGAGCTTTTGAAAAGAGAAACATTTACTGCCGTCTATGCGACGGCAGATACACTGGCGATCGGAGCCTGCAGGGCATTGAAGGAGGCGGGAATATCTGTTCCCGAGGAGTGTTCTGTGGCGGGATTTGACGGTATGGATGCCGGAAGATTTTATATTCCGAGTCTTACAACGATCCGTCAGCCGGTGGAAGAGATCGGGAAGGCCACGGCAGGACTTTTATTTGATCTGATCAAAGGAAAAGAAAAGCCACGGCAGCTGATCTATGAAGGGGAGTTAATACAAAGGGAGTCAACTGCCCGATGTAAACAGTAA
- a CDS encoding S41 family peptidase: MTEKMKTWIRGFVGGVAACVVVGGAGYFICFGSLPLIGDQALSMSDLAKASKIAKLVDTYYLDYKDEDEKSQYTMEDGMYSGIVASLQDPYSGYYSEEDYKQLQESTQGVYTGVGLTMSKDPDSGVVSIVDLAEGGPAEQAGIQKGDILTAVDGEDITGKELSEISKIIREDNKKQIVLTIERDGTATDITVSLEKVEVTVVKSRMLDDSLGYIQITEFTDGTSEQFKKAYSELNEQGMKGLLVDLRENPGGLLTAVCDTLEQILPKGMIVYTEDKSGHRTEHTCKGKTPIDIPLVVLVNENSASAAEIFSGAVKDHEVGTLVGTTTFGKGIVQQTFALGDGSAVKLTTSKYYTPNGVNIQGTGITPDVEVGWPEDAEEFTSPSQFNELSQEEWESKDAQMKKAKEVLAEKVAQGEQ, from the coding sequence ATGACAGAAAAAATGAAAACCTGGATCAGGGGATTTGTGGGAGGCGTAGCAGCCTGCGTGGTTGTGGGCGGTGCCGGATATTTTATCTGCTTTGGTTCCCTTCCGTTGATCGGGGATCAGGCACTGAGCATGAGTGATCTGGCGAAAGCGTCCAAGATCGCAAAGCTAGTGGACACATATTATCTGGACTACAAGGATGAGGATGAAAAAAGTCAGTATACGATGGAGGATGGCATGTACAGCGGAATCGTGGCAAGCCTGCAGGATCCATATTCCGGATATTATTCAGAAGAGGACTATAAACAACTGCAGGAATCCACACAGGGAGTGTATACCGGCGTGGGACTTACGATGTCCAAGGATCCGGACAGCGGTGTGGTGAGTATTGTAGATCTGGCAGAAGGCGGTCCGGCCGAGCAGGCGGGGATCCAGAAAGGTGATATCCTGACTGCGGTGGACGGAGAGGATATTACAGGAAAAGAACTGTCGGAGATCTCAAAAATCATCCGGGAAGATAACAAAAAACAGATAGTTTTAACAATCGAACGTGACGGCACAGCGACGGATATCACGGTATCACTGGAAAAAGTGGAGGTCACGGTGGTAAAGAGCCGGATGCTCGACGATTCTCTGGGATATATTCAGATCACAGAATTTACCGACGGTACTTCGGAACAGTTTAAGAAGGCTTACAGTGAACTGAACGAACAGGGAATGAAGGGGTTGCTGGTCGATCTGCGGGAAAATCCGGGCGGACTTCTGACAGCGGTATGTGATACGCTGGAACAGATTCTTCCGAAAGGTATGATCGTGTATACCGAAGATAAGAGCGGACATCGGACGGAGCATACCTGTAAAGGAAAAACACCGATCGATATTCCGCTGGTGGTTCTGGTCAATGAAAACAGTGCCAGTGCAGCAGAGATCTTTTCCGGGGCTGTCAAAGATCATGAGGTTGGAACCCTGGTGGGAACCACGACGTTCGGAAAAGGAATCGTACAGCAGACCTTTGCCCTGGGAGATGGCAGCGCGGTCAAACTGACCACTTCGAAATATTACACACCGAACGGAGTAAACATCCAGGGAACCGGTATCACTCCGGATGTGGAGGTTGGCTGGCCGGAGGATGCGGAAGAATTTACCAGTCCGTCGCAGTTTAACGAACTTTCCCAGGAAGAATGGGAGAGTAAGGATGCACAGATGAAAAAAGCAAAAGAGGTTCTTGCCGAGAAGGTTGCACAGGGAGAGCAGTAA
- a CDS encoding DegV family protein gives MENYVITTDNTADLPYSYYKEHQVEYMYLTYQLEGVTYNKENELDVKEFYNRMRAGSMPMTSQVNSEEAKDVLRPILEAGNNVLHLAFSSGLSGSYNSVRLAAEELKEEYPDRKIIVVDSLCASLGEGLFVYKAVQMKEEGTSMEEVAAWLEEHKQNFCHVFTVDDLFHLYRGGRVSKAAAIVGTMINLKPLLHVDDEGHLIPLSKVRGRKKSLATLVSMMEERIGSWKDKNDIIFISHGDCEEDAQYVAKLVREKFGYESFLINTIGATIGTHSGPGTVALFFMGEYR, from the coding sequence ATGGAAAACTATGTAATTACGACAGACAATACTGCTGATCTGCCTTATTCTTATTACAAAGAACATCAGGTAGAATATATGTATCTGACTTACCAGCTGGAAGGTGTCACATACAACAAAGAAAATGAACTGGATGTGAAAGAGTTTTACAACCGGATGCGGGCGGGTTCCATGCCGATGACATCTCAGGTCAACAGTGAGGAAGCGAAAGATGTACTTCGTCCGATTCTGGAAGCGGGAAATAATGTGCTGCATCTGGCATTTTCTTCCGGACTGAGCGGAAGCTATAACAGTGTGCGGCTGGCAGCAGAAGAACTGAAAGAGGAATATCCGGACAGAAAGATCATCGTAGTGGATTCGCTGTGTGCATCTCTCGGGGAAGGTCTGTTTGTCTACAAGGCAGTACAGATGAAAGAAGAGGGAACGTCCATGGAGGAAGTGGCTGCATGGCTGGAAGAACACAAACAGAACTTCTGCCATGTATTTACCGTAGATGATCTGTTCCATCTGTACAGAGGTGGCAGAGTATCAAAAGCCGCAGCTATCGTGGGAACAATGATCAATCTGAAACCGCTGCTTCACGTGGATGACGAGGGACATCTGATTCCATTAAGTAAGGTACGGGGAAGAAAGAAATCTCTGGCGACGCTGGTCTCCATGATGGAAGAGCGCATCGGAAGCTGGAAAGATAAAAATGATATTATCTTTATCAGTCATGGTGACTGTGAGGAGGATGCACAGTATGTGGCAAAACTGGTCAGAGAAAAGTTCGGATATGAAAGTTTTCTGATCAATACGATCGGGGCTACGATCGGAACCCATTCCGGACCGGGAACAGTAGCGCTGTTCTTTATGGGAGAATATCGGTAG